A window from Opitutia bacterium ISCC 52 encodes these proteins:
- a CDS encoding arylsulfatase, which yields MKISLAAQIVTAWSWNHLRNAKNFCASLFNAWIDTLAPGANLIDNEAMILRHSLLFLYLLVASSLFSAEKESPNVVLILADDLGYNDVGAFGAELIATPHIDRLAKEGMKFTRAYTPSSVCSPTRYSMLTGRYYWRSEQHPPTKVIQDGQGLAIELDRETLGTLFKKKGYKTGVIGKWHLGFGEFKNFDQYYDWTADKKIGPGPLEVGFDYYFGMAANVANQPKFFIENHDFYDRKPGDKVTSEKAVIPPGAQFMVTKQTISAWDPAVYWSNESVAQTITDKAVEFIHRNTGADKEPFFLYYAHNIPHGPVTPAKKYQGTSDCGLYGDFVQELDAQVGEVLAAVDKARKHRDTLVIFTSDNGGVAVQSESDEPALGPAGDARDMGHLQCGHMRGGKWSIYEGGFRVPFIVHWPGQIQSGQSSDKLISLLDIFASMSDLLDVDYGHNQGEDSFSFWPQVIEDPTAPAARDHVIVQSPLGVRAIVRDGWKYIRPWTAPDSIPEDKLDFLAREIANPQSHKQLYHLDRDFDESINLLDDYPSIAIQLREELVRAEKSGRTTP from the coding sequence GTGAAAATTTCTCTAGCTGCTCAGATTGTCACGGCGTGGAGCTGGAACCATTTGAGAAACGCTAAAAACTTCTGTGCTTCATTATTTAATGCCTGGATTGATACGCTTGCACCCGGGGCCAACCTCATCGACAATGAGGCCATGATCCTAAGACATAGCCTACTCTTTCTCTACCTTCTGGTTGCCTCCTCCCTATTCTCAGCGGAAAAAGAATCGCCCAATGTGGTTCTGATACTCGCCGATGATCTGGGATACAACGATGTGGGAGCGTTCGGCGCAGAACTGATAGCTACGCCTCATATTGATCGCCTCGCCAAGGAAGGCATGAAGTTTACCAGGGCCTACACGCCCTCCTCCGTTTGTTCACCCACTCGCTACAGTATGCTGACGGGTCGCTATTACTGGCGAAGTGAGCAGCATCCTCCGACCAAGGTGATCCAGGATGGCCAGGGGTTGGCCATTGAGTTGGATCGCGAAACGCTGGGCACACTCTTTAAGAAAAAAGGCTACAAGACTGGCGTAATTGGTAAGTGGCACCTCGGATTCGGTGAGTTTAAGAATTTTGACCAATACTACGATTGGACAGCCGATAAAAAAATTGGTCCTGGCCCCCTCGAAGTTGGATTCGATTACTACTTTGGTATGGCAGCTAACGTGGCCAACCAGCCAAAGTTCTTCATTGAGAATCACGACTTCTATGATCGTAAGCCAGGAGACAAGGTGACCTCAGAAAAAGCAGTGATTCCTCCCGGTGCCCAATTCATGGTGACCAAACAAACCATCAGTGCCTGGGATCCCGCAGTCTATTGGAGCAATGAAAGCGTTGCCCAGACGATCACAGACAAAGCCGTAGAATTCATCCATCGAAACACAGGAGCCGACAAAGAGCCCTTCTTCCTTTATTACGCTCACAACATTCCCCACGGACCGGTTACCCCGGCAAAGAAATATCAAGGCACAAGCGACTGCGGCCTCTACGGGGATTTTGTCCAGGAATTGGATGCACAAGTGGGTGAAGTCCTTGCAGCAGTGGACAAAGCGCGTAAACACCGCGATACGCTGGTGATCTTCACCAGTGACAATGGAGGAGTCGCCGTTCAGTCAGAGTCGGACGAGCCTGCATTAGGACCTGCCGGAGATGCCCGAGACATGGGACATCTTCAGTGTGGTCACATGCGTGGAGGAAAGTGGAGCATCTACGAAGGGGGCTTTCGCGTTCCCTTTATTGTTCATTGGCCTGGTCAGATACAAAGTGGCCAAAGTAGCGATAAGCTCATTTCTCTCCTCGATATTTTTGCCAGTATGAGCGATTTGCTGGACGTGGATTACGGACACAATCAGGGCGAAGATAGTTTTAGCTTCTGGCCCCAAGTAATTGAAGATCCCACCGCACCTGCAGCTAGAGATCACGTCATTGTCCAATCTCCCCTGGGCGTACGTGCCATCGTCAGAGATGGCTGGAAGTATATTCGACCCTGGACAGCACCCGACTCCATACCTGAAGACAAGCTAGACTTTCTCGCTAGAGAAATCGCCAATCCACAAAGCCACAAACAACTCTACCATCTTGACCGAGACTTCGACGAATCTATCAACCTATTGGATGATTATCCGAGCATCGCAATACAACTTCGAGAAGAGCTAGTCCGGGCGGAGAAATCTGGTCGAACGACTCCTTAA
- a CDS encoding FAD-dependent oxidoreductase encodes MNYEADVCIVGAGIAGLRCAMELQDCGFKVMVLEAGDEVGGRIRTDTIDGFQLDRGFQVILTAYPECARVLDYERLNLGIFEPGAWIWTGSKLAKVIDPWRRPAQALQAALSPVGTFKDKWKVACLRNRLSRTSIEELYRGDESTTMAYLESLGFTNSFIETFFRPFYSGIFLEKDLNTANSMFEFVFKMFGKGYAALPTGGMQAIPNQLLKRLHPNTVRFDAPVVRITSDVAHMESGSSVNARAVVLATDISAASQLTGGLVVDRGWNASQCYYFSADESPLSSPMIALNGMGKGCINNIAVPSDVSPGYAPEGKSLICVSTYSTVEPRVVQIELKSWFGSVVDDWSEIRSYMIPQSLPRQSPGDNTYGGAMPYLENGVWLCGDYCFSSSTEGAMQSGRRVGALVAEQLSQN; translated from the coding sequence ATGAATTATGAAGCCGATGTATGTATTGTTGGTGCGGGCATAGCCGGATTGCGCTGTGCGATGGAGCTGCAAGACTGTGGTTTCAAGGTAATGGTATTGGAGGCTGGTGATGAGGTGGGCGGACGCATTCGCACGGATACCATCGATGGTTTTCAACTAGATCGAGGATTCCAAGTTATCCTAACGGCCTACCCGGAATGCGCTCGTGTGTTGGACTATGAGCGCTTGAATTTAGGTATATTCGAGCCCGGTGCCTGGATTTGGACGGGTTCCAAACTTGCCAAGGTGATTGATCCCTGGCGACGCCCTGCACAGGCTTTGCAGGCAGCTTTGAGCCCTGTTGGAACGTTCAAGGATAAGTGGAAGGTGGCGTGCTTGAGGAATCGTTTGTCCAGAACGTCCATTGAAGAGCTTTACCGAGGTGATGAATCCACTACGATGGCTTATCTCGAGTCCTTAGGATTCACCAACTCCTTTATTGAGACCTTTTTTAGACCATTTTATTCAGGCATCTTTCTGGAGAAGGATCTTAATACGGCGAATTCGATGTTTGAATTTGTTTTTAAAATGTTTGGCAAGGGCTATGCTGCCTTACCAACTGGAGGCATGCAGGCGATTCCTAATCAGCTTCTCAAGCGTTTACATCCAAACACCGTGCGTTTTGATGCACCGGTTGTGCGTATCACATCAGATGTCGCGCACATGGAAAGTGGATCGTCTGTAAATGCTCGTGCGGTCGTGCTGGCAACTGATATCAGCGCGGCTTCTCAACTTACGGGAGGGTTGGTGGTGGACCGCGGTTGGAATGCTAGCCAGTGTTATTACTTTTCAGCTGATGAGAGTCCTTTATCGTCTCCAATGATTGCTCTGAACGGCATGGGAAAAGGGTGTATCAACAACATCGCCGTTCCAAGTGATGTCAGTCCAGGTTATGCGCCAGAAGGTAAGTCGCTTATCTGTGTTTCGACCTATTCGACCGTTGAACCAAGGGTGGTGCAGATTGAGCTGAAGAGCTGGTTTGGTTCCGTCGTCGATGATTGGTCTGAGATCAGGAGCTACATGATTCCGCAATCCCTTCCCAGACAGTCGCCGGGGGACAATACCTATGGAGGTGCTATGCCTTATCTTGAAAATGGAGTCTGGCTTTGCGGAGACTACTGTTTCTCCAGTTCAACGGAAGGTGCCATGCAATCCGGTCGAAGGGTTGGCGCATTGGTGGCTGAACAATTGTCCCAAAATTAA
- a CDS encoding DUF2167 domain-containing protein, with the protein MATIEVPAGYSFIQAKDTRRLMDMFGNIPTNIENGLICPSDLSWFVVFEFTDDGYVNDDEKDSLDADAILKDLKAGNAAGNERRKEMGLETLTLLGWAVPPNYNPQTNNLEWATKLQGEDGGVTINFFTKLLGRYGIMNATLVCNPDALDAILPDYQNLLTTYEYNSGNRYSEFKEGDKIAKYGLTGLIAGGALFAAAKTGLLGKFLKPILIGLAVVGAGIAKFFKKVTGKA; encoded by the coding sequence ATTGCCACCATCGAAGTCCCCGCAGGATACAGTTTTATTCAAGCCAAGGATACGCGCCGCTTGATGGATATGTTTGGCAACATACCCACCAACATTGAAAACGGTCTTATTTGCCCATCCGACCTCAGCTGGTTTGTCGTCTTTGAATTCACAGACGATGGCTATGTAAACGACGATGAAAAGGATTCCCTCGATGCGGATGCTATCCTGAAGGATCTCAAAGCCGGGAACGCCGCCGGTAATGAACGACGTAAAGAAATGGGACTGGAGACACTCACCCTTCTAGGATGGGCCGTACCACCCAACTACAATCCACAAACCAACAACTTGGAATGGGCGACGAAATTGCAAGGAGAAGACGGTGGAGTCACCATTAACTTTTTCACTAAGTTACTGGGCCGTTACGGCATCATGAATGCGACCCTGGTCTGTAATCCGGATGCCCTGGATGCGATCCTTCCAGATTACCAGAACCTTTTGACCACCTACGAATACAATTCAGGTAACCGTTACTCCGAATTCAAAGAAGGTGACAAAATCGCAAAATACGGTCTGACAGGGCTCATCGCTGGCGGCGCTTTATTTGCAGCGGCCAAAACGGGCCTACTCGGAAAATTCCTGAAACCCATCCTAATTGGGTTGGCAGTCGTGGGAGCTGGGATTGCAAAATTCTTCAAGAAAGTAACAGGAAAAGCCTGA
- a CDS encoding sugar phosphate isomerase/epimerase → MNLGKRGLMRFIRKHRNRVISETSMIRSMAELGFRHIDIQPNMQHSEEAQSILKHHQLKLACMSLSFFGPKDCTLHSNEPKAVEALLSYFKKGIDHSAQVGIDRAYVVPGKAKIKMPIKEIALHYAELATYGAEKNVKIGIEHFPDTDFPSIEATLDFIREVDHPNLYLLFDLGHAQISKEDPTQWLPEAGDRLLYVHLDDNDGIGDLHLPLTKGIQTRAELEDLFSVLNTMNYSGPVSLELHPMLPNPFHALRQSKHLLESIQAFE, encoded by the coding sequence ATGAACTTAGGGAAACGAGGCCTTATGCGCTTCATTCGAAAGCATCGGAATCGGGTCATCTCCGAAACAAGTATGATCAGGTCTATGGCGGAGCTAGGCTTCCGTCATATCGACATTCAGCCAAACATGCAGCATTCGGAGGAAGCGCAATCTATCCTCAAACACCATCAGTTAAAATTAGCCTGCATGTCCTTGTCATTCTTTGGCCCCAAAGATTGCACTCTGCACTCGAACGAACCCAAGGCTGTGGAAGCGTTATTGAGCTACTTTAAGAAAGGCATCGACCATAGCGCACAAGTTGGAATTGATCGTGCCTACGTCGTTCCCGGCAAAGCAAAAATCAAGATGCCCATCAAAGAAATCGCTTTGCACTACGCAGAGTTGGCAACCTATGGAGCGGAGAAAAATGTCAAGATTGGTATTGAACACTTTCCCGATACGGACTTCCCAAGTATCGAGGCAACTTTGGACTTCATCCGAGAAGTTGACCATCCCAACTTATACCTACTTTTCGATTTGGGTCATGCCCAAATCAGTAAGGAGGATCCCACCCAATGGTTGCCCGAAGCAGGAGACCGCTTGCTTTATGTTCACCTGGATGACAATGATGGCATAGGAGACTTACACTTGCCACTCACCAAAGGCATTCAAACGCGAGCTGAGCTGGAGGATCTATTCTCTGTTCTAAACACCATGAACTATTCTGGTCCTGTAAGCCTGGAATTACACCCGATGCTACCCAACCCATTTCATGCACTACGCCAGAGCAAACACTTGCTTGAATCCATTCAGGCGTTTGAATGA
- a CDS encoding family 10 glycosylhydrolase, with product MKQAATLLFLGTLLCSCSKKEAIQVHVEPELLIVEAETEIRAVWVSVLGEGLKLRTEIEDLVAAVRQANLNTIVAQVQQEGATMFPSTFQPRHASIAKQSGFDPLATLLEVARDTSGGGKALKVHAWFNVFRLGEQKAYLESSPPPIAKTHPEWYTRDHAGKVQHELDPGVPAVQDHLIDVIEECIQNYDVDGINLDYIRYFGENRGYNPWAMKRFYQQTSIEGRPEIKDPAWSQFKRDQVSNFVRRCAITVWTVRPQATFSVNAVGWGAAPRKDFSDTQPYFEAMQDWNTWVKAGWVDSVLQMSYKREWEPDQKQQYRNWADFTEKLVSRTEGRIVTMGIGGYFNPLEDALNQYREAQDRNLGTSLFAYDRPTKEAAEGKGDKQGPESKIWDQLRTEIYPEPIPAPTPEWREHLSMIAGYLLDDTGAPMDHIEVSLENTGYSAYTDGAGFVAFSGLPPGTYRISCPDHAIGGSEIDAKAGEVTWIAQE from the coding sequence TTGAAACAAGCTGCCACCTTACTCTTCCTCGGCACCCTCCTTTGTTCCTGCTCTAAAAAAGAAGCCATTCAGGTCCACGTCGAACCCGAGCTCCTGATCGTTGAAGCGGAGACCGAGATTCGCGCAGTCTGGGTCTCAGTTCTAGGAGAAGGATTGAAGTTGAGAACTGAGATTGAGGACCTCGTAGCAGCGGTAAGACAAGCGAATCTCAATACGATAGTGGCTCAGGTTCAACAGGAAGGAGCCACGATGTTTCCATCAACCTTCCAACCTCGTCATGCTTCCATCGCCAAGCAATCAGGCTTTGATCCTCTCGCTACCCTATTGGAGGTCGCTCGCGACACGAGTGGAGGCGGTAAAGCATTAAAGGTCCACGCATGGTTCAACGTATTTAGATTGGGAGAACAAAAAGCTTATCTAGAATCCTCCCCTCCACCGATCGCAAAAACACATCCAGAGTGGTACACACGAGACCATGCTGGAAAAGTCCAGCACGAGCTCGATCCCGGTGTTCCGGCCGTCCAAGATCACCTCATTGATGTCATTGAGGAATGCATTCAAAATTACGATGTAGATGGCATCAACCTGGACTACATTCGCTACTTCGGGGAGAACCGTGGGTACAATCCATGGGCGATGAAACGATTCTATCAACAAACCAGCATCGAAGGTCGCCCGGAAATCAAGGATCCAGCATGGAGCCAATTTAAGCGCGACCAGGTCAGCAACTTTGTCAGACGTTGTGCGATCACTGTCTGGACGGTTCGCCCCCAAGCCACATTCAGCGTAAATGCTGTTGGATGGGGAGCCGCACCCCGTAAGGATTTTTCCGATACGCAACCTTATTTTGAAGCCATGCAAGACTGGAACACATGGGTTAAAGCAGGCTGGGTGGATTCGGTATTACAAATGAGCTACAAGCGGGAATGGGAGCCCGATCAAAAACAACAGTATCGCAATTGGGCGGACTTTACGGAAAAACTCGTATCTCGGACCGAGGGCAGAATAGTCACCATGGGCATCGGCGGTTATTTCAATCCTCTAGAAGATGCGCTTAACCAATACCGCGAAGCTCAAGATCGAAACCTGGGCACAAGTCTGTTTGCTTATGATCGTCCCACTAAAGAAGCCGCTGAGGGCAAAGGTGACAAACAGGGTCCCGAGTCAAAAATCTGGGATCAGCTGAGAACAGAGATTTACCCGGAACCTATTCCAGCACCGACTCCGGAATGGCGTGAACACCTTTCTATGATTGCTGGTTACCTGTTGGATGACACCGGGGCTCCAATGGACCACATAGAAGTTTCTTTGGAGAACACGGGCTATTCGGCATACACCGACGGAGCTGGTTTTGTAGCTTTCTCAGGACTTCCTCCCGGGACCTATCGTATCAGTTGCCCGGACCATGCCATCGGAGGCTCGGAGATCGATGCCAAAGCTGGCGAAGTCACTTGGATTGCCCAAGAGTAA
- a CDS encoding ferritin-like domain-containing protein yields the protein MALQLRAFAEQVLFATTLEDKLNFPREEMIDTQPGSAIKTPGQLSRPKELILRAEDQRVAAPRGSKLIDEKERGRLLHFFCNHELLATELMALVLLKFPDAPASFRQGILETLKEEQIHTKLYIHRMKQCGVEFGELPLSDYFWKSVSSMEDPLDYVTRLSLTFEQANLDYSRDYAYQFQAAGDASTAAILDKIYRDEIGHVGFGLKWFRRWKTSGKSDWEAFRERLAFPLSPSRAKGNQFNREGRLEAGLESAFIDQLQLFQQSRGRTPSVFWFNPDAEHFAARNSAADYPSESSLVQKDLEFLPAYLSRKDDMLVLQKRLGAEFLSQLQQAGIQLPEILVASGKASLKLDRKIGALRPWAWTPDSVRFFEDAFGSLTRPYKLDTIWNKNRRHLFSKRWSIEWGRVFDVSAFADDWNASEEVYGKLATSIDEVERLRSEWQGNGYENVVCKAPFGTAAGGNRCLMKDDVLDSRMSEWLESIIREQGEVIVEPWLERVYDFSVQFEMHEDELKVLAFTRLVNNARGQFKGIICNGFGKDASDKAVRFLMQRSSGRPRIYDWYQRKLAPRLELAFKEIGFTGPLGVDAFAYRTRSGSLRLKSVVEINPRYTMGRVAHELSQRVVPGAFGLFQIVSRKQIKKSLGLSLEDYAKTLGVRDGISPQDMRSGRLSDVSIVLTDPKQAQRFLALFHIRSSMEEIQKLLSQF from the coding sequence ATGGCACTTCAACTACGCGCGTTTGCTGAGCAAGTATTGTTCGCTACCACCTTGGAGGATAAATTAAATTTTCCGCGGGAAGAAATGATCGATACCCAGCCAGGATCTGCCATCAAGACGCCAGGACAATTGTCACGACCTAAAGAATTGATACTGCGTGCTGAAGATCAGCGCGTGGCCGCTCCTCGGGGATCCAAGTTAATCGATGAAAAGGAGCGGGGACGATTACTCCATTTTTTCTGCAATCACGAGCTCCTGGCGACCGAGTTGATGGCGTTGGTCCTTTTAAAGTTTCCGGATGCACCGGCTAGTTTTCGCCAAGGTATTCTAGAGACACTTAAAGAGGAGCAGATACATACCAAACTCTACATCCATCGCATGAAGCAGTGTGGCGTGGAATTCGGAGAGCTTCCATTGAGTGACTATTTTTGGAAGAGTGTATCATCAATGGAAGATCCCTTGGACTATGTGACACGGCTATCACTGACCTTTGAACAAGCCAACCTCGATTACTCTCGTGATTATGCGTATCAGTTCCAAGCGGCTGGAGATGCATCCACCGCTGCCATCCTGGACAAAATCTATCGCGATGAGATTGGTCATGTTGGATTTGGGCTCAAATGGTTTCGCAGATGGAAAACATCAGGTAAATCGGACTGGGAAGCCTTTCGAGAACGCTTGGCATTTCCACTTTCACCGTCGCGGGCGAAAGGAAATCAGTTCAATCGGGAAGGGCGCCTTGAGGCTGGCTTGGAAAGTGCATTTATTGATCAATTGCAGCTCTTTCAGCAATCGCGAGGACGCACTCCTTCTGTATTCTGGTTCAATCCAGATGCGGAGCACTTTGCCGCACGAAACTCAGCGGCTGATTACCCAAGTGAATCATCCCTGGTTCAAAAAGACCTCGAGTTTCTTCCTGCCTATCTTTCGCGGAAGGATGATATGCTGGTACTGCAGAAACGACTGGGTGCTGAGTTTCTGAGTCAACTTCAACAAGCCGGCATTCAGCTGCCCGAAATTCTTGTGGCGAGCGGGAAGGCCTCGCTAAAGCTCGACCGGAAAATCGGTGCCTTGCGTCCATGGGCATGGACGCCAGACAGTGTGCGTTTCTTTGAGGATGCTTTTGGCTCATTAACGCGTCCTTATAAATTGGATACGATATGGAATAAAAATCGAAGGCATCTTTTTTCTAAACGTTGGAGCATAGAGTGGGGTCGTGTATTTGACGTGTCGGCCTTCGCCGACGACTGGAATGCTTCGGAGGAGGTTTATGGAAAGTTGGCGACATCGATCGACGAAGTGGAACGGCTTCGAAGCGAATGGCAGGGTAACGGATATGAGAACGTTGTCTGCAAAGCACCCTTTGGGACGGCTGCCGGAGGAAATCGCTGCCTGATGAAAGATGACGTTTTGGATAGCCGGATGAGCGAATGGTTAGAGTCGATAATTCGGGAGCAAGGTGAGGTGATCGTGGAGCCGTGGCTGGAGCGCGTCTACGATTTTTCGGTACAATTTGAAATGCATGAGGATGAGTTGAAGGTGTTGGCCTTCACTCGTTTGGTGAATAATGCGAGGGGGCAATTCAAGGGTATCATTTGCAATGGATTTGGCAAGGATGCGAGTGATAAGGCGGTTCGTTTCTTGATGCAGCGTTCCTCGGGTCGACCAAGGATCTATGACTGGTATCAACGCAAACTGGCACCAAGATTGGAGCTGGCGTTTAAAGAGATCGGATTCACAGGACCACTTGGGGTGGATGCCTTCGCTTACCGTACTCGATCAGGTAGCTTGAGGTTGAAGAGTGTCGTGGAAATCAATCCAAGATACACCATGGGGCGGGTAGCCCATGAACTGAGTCAGCGCGTGGTGCCTGGAGCCTTTGGTCTTTTTCAAATTGTTTCACGGAAGCAGATAAAAAAATCCTTGGGGTTGAGCTTGGAAGACTATGCAAAGACCTTAGGCGTTAGGGATGGGATCAGTCCTCAGGATATGCGTTCTGGAAGATTGTCGGATGTTTCGATTGTGTTGACTGATCCAAAACAGGCTCAGCGATTTCTGGCGTTGTTTCACATACGATCCTCCATGGAGGAGATTCAGAAATTATTGTCTCAGTTTTAA
- a CDS encoding aldo/keto reductase codes for MMNRIQLSSNAPEFSQLAYGTWRILSGDLSIQDINARLNRCVELGITTIDTAEIYGAYEVEEAVGKALALSPQLRDQLEIVTKAGIYVPCGFHPDRKVAFYNATRERLGKSLEKSLRFLNTDRLELFLIHRPDWLTSIDETASGLNELVAAGKIRSAGVSNYTPSQFQALNSRMEQPLVTNQVEFHLLGMDPIYDGTFDQCQELRVKPMAWSPMAGGRLFDSSNEAAQRLAEAASGLSEKYNGATLEQLAYAWIIAHPSKPLPVIGTNRLERIDSAAESVKIQLDREDWYVLWAAAKGNGVP; via the coding sequence ATGATGAATCGAATTCAATTGTCCTCTAATGCCCCTGAATTTTCGCAACTGGCCTATGGCACTTGGCGGATACTTAGTGGTGACCTGTCGATACAGGATATCAATGCACGTTTGAACCGGTGCGTTGAACTAGGTATTACGACGATCGATACCGCGGAGATTTATGGGGCATATGAGGTTGAGGAAGCTGTTGGGAAGGCCCTGGCTTTGTCACCGCAATTACGTGACCAGCTTGAGATTGTAACGAAGGCGGGCATTTATGTGCCTTGTGGTTTTCATCCTGATCGAAAGGTTGCCTTCTATAACGCCACCCGTGAGCGGTTGGGAAAGAGTTTGGAGAAATCGTTGCGATTCTTGAATACGGATCGTCTGGAACTCTTTCTGATACATCGTCCCGATTGGTTGACCTCGATCGACGAGACGGCCTCAGGATTGAATGAGTTGGTCGCTGCTGGTAAGATTCGATCTGCTGGAGTTTCTAATTACACGCCTTCACAGTTTCAGGCCCTGAATAGTCGTATGGAACAGCCCTTGGTAACCAACCAGGTTGAGTTCCATTTGCTAGGCATGGATCCCATCTACGACGGCACGTTTGACCAATGTCAGGAGTTGCGAGTTAAGCCGATGGCATGGAGCCCCATGGCTGGAGGACGATTATTTGACTCTAGTAATGAGGCTGCCCAACGCCTGGCTGAAGCAGCAAGCGGTCTTTCCGAAAAATACAATGGAGCCACCTTGGAGCAATTGGCTTATGCTTGGATCATAGCTCACCCGAGCAAGCCGTTGCCAGTGATTGGAACGAATCGCCTTGAGCGAATCGACAGCGCTGCCGAGTCGGTGAAGATTCAACTGGATCGAGAAGACTGGTATGTCTTGTGGGCGGCGGCTAAAGGGAATGGAGTTCCTTAA
- a CDS encoding DUF1552 domain-containing protein, whose amino-acid sequence MSKSWHISRRSFLKGVGASLALPYLDIMGSTSAKAVATPPTRLACIFQPNGVFPEAWDVTGVGKQFELSPILKPLQNLKRELTVLSNLDNTGKGHVQMTGAFLTGKTIEGDKNAVSLDQMVAQAIGKETPFPSVILGTEPPRQGNAGRNPISFANTVSWSSETTRVSPEINPRVAFDRMFRDNSGPEAQRKAAYRKSVVDLVLDDAKSLQRKASYQDKHKIGEYLDSVRSVEVQIENTLNPQERTWNPITKPEYLRPEAGIPQDRARHLRLMMDLMVLSFWTDTTRVGTLMTAHGFSRQNFSFLDGVTSDHHGMSHHKFQDQAVDEYTRVSRWYVQNLAYMLERMSNIDEGNGSLLDNSTILYGSSMKDGNGHKKENLPIVVVGRGGGALQPKGHVICDEHTPLANLHLTILQKFGVEKDHFNNASTGTISQLG is encoded by the coding sequence ATGAGTAAAAGTTGGCACATATCCCGCAGAAGTTTTCTCAAAGGCGTAGGCGCAAGCCTGGCCCTTCCCTACCTCGACATCATGGGGAGCACTTCGGCCAAAGCGGTCGCAACTCCACCGACTCGACTGGCCTGTATCTTTCAACCCAATGGTGTTTTTCCAGAAGCCTGGGACGTCACAGGGGTAGGCAAACAATTCGAGCTCTCCCCCATCCTAAAGCCCCTGCAAAATCTTAAGCGCGAGCTGACGGTTCTTTCAAACCTGGACAATACCGGAAAAGGTCACGTGCAGATGACCGGGGCATTCCTAACCGGAAAAACCATCGAAGGTGACAAGAACGCCGTCTCTCTCGACCAGATGGTCGCCCAAGCGATCGGCAAGGAAACCCCCTTCCCATCGGTCATATTAGGAACCGAACCCCCTCGCCAAGGTAATGCAGGCCGCAATCCCATTTCTTTTGCCAATACCGTTTCCTGGAGCTCTGAAACCACCCGGGTCTCTCCCGAAATAAATCCACGCGTGGCATTCGATCGAATGTTCCGTGACAACTCTGGACCGGAAGCTCAGCGCAAGGCGGCCTACCGCAAAAGTGTGGTAGACCTCGTCCTCGATGACGCCAAGAGCCTGCAGCGCAAAGCCAGTTACCAGGACAAGCACAAGATCGGTGAATACCTGGACAGCGTGCGCTCGGTCGAAGTGCAAATTGAAAATACTTTAAACCCACAAGAGCGTACCTGGAATCCCATTACGAAACCGGAGTATTTGCGCCCAGAGGCTGGAATCCCTCAGGATCGCGCCAGGCATTTAAGATTGATGATGGACCTGATGGTTCTCTCATTCTGGACGGACACCACACGGGTCGGAACCTTGATGACCGCCCACGGGTTTAGTCGCCAGAACTTCTCGTTCCTCGATGGAGTGACCTCCGATCACCATGGCATGTCCCACCACAAGTTCCAAGACCAGGCCGTTGACGAATACACTCGGGTCAGTCGCTGGTATGTGCAAAATTTGGCTTACATGCTTGAACGCATGAGCAATATCGACGAAGGCAATGGCAGCCTGCTGGACAACTCGACCATTCTATACGGATCGAGCATGAAGGACGGGAACGGACACAAGAAAGAGAACCTGCCGATTGTTGTGGTAGGTCGTGGAGGAGGAGCATTACAGCCTAAAGGACACGTCATCTGCGACGAGCATACCCCGCTGGCGAACCTGCACCTGACAATACTCCAAAAGTTCGGTGTTGAAAAAGACCATTTTAACAACGCCAGCACAGGAACGATCTCCCAATTGGGCTAG